One part of the Armatimonadota bacterium genome encodes these proteins:
- the plsX gene encoding phosphate acyltransferase PlsX, which yields MNIVLDAMGGDNAPEEIIQGGLDACSHIHGDLIFVGDAETIQKLLPNPVPKNVKVVHASQVVEMDEKPLEAYRKKKDSSMMVGIKLVKDGKAGAFVSAGSTGSASATALLTWRQVTGIHRPAIGSQLPNHHGGFVMLDAGASPDVDPEHLVEFAILGRAYAEKVMGRKNPKVHLINIGEEPGKGNAFAKQSFKLLSKFEWFAGNIEGKDMFNSPCDVVVCEAFVGNVVLKTAEGVAEMFAKHIRAGVPDNFMKSLYWPVKKVMAPIRKHMDYAEVGGSPLLGLNGICVIAHGRSNAKAIRNAVLMADKAIRANLVDTIRDAVRRDLGESTEEVNTEEHE from the coding sequence GTGAACATTGTCCTGGATGCGATGGGTGGCGACAATGCGCCGGAAGAGATCATCCAGGGCGGCCTTGACGCCTGTTCGCACATCCACGGCGACCTCATCTTTGTTGGCGACGCCGAGACCATTCAGAAGCTGTTGCCGAACCCGGTTCCGAAGAACGTGAAGGTGGTTCATGCAAGCCAAGTGGTGGAGATGGACGAGAAGCCGCTGGAGGCCTACCGCAAGAAGAAGGACTCTTCGATGATGGTGGGGATCAAACTGGTGAAGGACGGAAAAGCGGGGGCGTTTGTGTCGGCAGGATCGACCGGGTCGGCCTCGGCCACGGCTCTGTTGACCTGGCGACAGGTGACGGGAATCCATCGACCGGCGATCGGTTCGCAGTTGCCAAACCACCACGGCGGATTTGTGATGTTGGACGCGGGGGCGTCGCCGGACGTCGACCCTGAGCACCTCGTGGAGTTTGCCATCCTGGGTCGGGCGTACGCCGAGAAGGTGATGGGCCGCAAAAACCCGAAGGTCCACCTCATTAATATTGGCGAGGAGCCAGGCAAGGGTAACGCGTTCGCCAAGCAGTCATTCAAACTGCTTTCGAAGTTTGAATGGTTTGCAGGGAATATCGAGGGCAAGGACATGTTTAACTCGCCGTGCGACGTGGTGGTGTGCGAGGCTTTTGTGGGGAATGTCGTCCTGAAGACCGCCGAGGGCGTAGCCGAGATGTTCGCCAAGCACATCCGTGCGGGGGTGCCCGACAATTTTATGAAGTCCCTTTATTGGCCCGTGAAAAAGGTCATGGCCCCGATCCGCAAGCATATGGATTATGCGGAAGTCGGTGGCTCGCCGCTGTTGGGGCTGAACGGCATTTGCGTCATCGCGCACGGCCGAAGCAACGCCAAGGCGATTCGAAACGCGGTGCTGATGGCGGATAAGGCGATCAGGGCCAACCTGGTGGACACGATCCGCGATGCGGTTCGGCGCGACCTCGGGGAATCGACAGAAGAAGTTAATACAGAAGAACATGAGTAG
- the fabH gene encoding beta-ketoacyl-ACP synthase III — MSRHAVIQAVGHALPVKVYTNDELAREKNIDTSDEWIVQRTGIKERHICSGDEGCYSLAIEAGREALQKSGLKPEEVDMVIVGTVSGDYIWPSTACFVQDALGLKNAGAFDVSAACAGFIYSLANATGLIETGVIDNALVIGVDALSKQIDWSDRSTCILFGDAAASVVVKAVEGGDRGVIKTVMLSDGSGAPFISNDAGGTKYPPNCVTPEGIKYGIQMKGNEVYRFAIKAMGDACEKVLAEAGLKASDVDLFVPHQANLRIIDAAAERFKFPSDKVFVNVHKYGNTSGGSIPLALYEAVETGQLKPGMLVLTVGFGAGLVWGANLIRW; from the coding sequence ATGAGTAGGCACGCAGTTATCCAAGCGGTTGGGCACGCCCTGCCGGTTAAGGTCTACACCAACGACGAGTTGGCGCGAGAAAAGAATATCGATACAAGCGACGAGTGGATCGTCCAGCGAACCGGCATCAAGGAGCGGCATATCTGCTCGGGCGACGAGGGGTGCTATTCGCTGGCGATCGAAGCCGGACGGGAGGCGCTGCAGAAGTCGGGTCTGAAGCCGGAAGAGGTCGATATGGTCATTGTCGGCACGGTGTCGGGCGACTACATTTGGCCCTCGACGGCGTGTTTTGTGCAAGACGCGCTTGGGCTGAAGAACGCAGGGGCGTTCGATGTGAGCGCGGCATGCGCGGGTTTCATTTATTCTTTAGCGAACGCGACGGGCCTGATCGAAACCGGCGTGATCGACAATGCGCTCGTGATCGGCGTGGACGCGCTTTCAAAGCAGATCGACTGGTCGGATCGATCCACGTGCATTCTGTTTGGCGACGCGGCGGCGTCGGTCGTAGTGAAGGCCGTGGAAGGCGGCGACCGGGGCGTCATCAAGACGGTGATGCTGTCGGACGGAAGCGGCGCGCCGTTCATCTCCAACGATGCCGGTGGGACGAAGTATCCGCCCAACTGCGTGACGCCGGAGGGGATCAAGTACGGCATCCAGATGAAGGGCAACGAGGTGTACCGGTTCGCGATTAAAGCGATGGGCGACGCGTGCGAGAAGGTGCTGGCCGAGGCGGGATTGAAGGCGTCGGACGTGGATTTGTTTGTGCCACATCAGGCGAATCTGCGCATCATCGATGCCGCGGCCGAGCGGTTCAAGTTCCCGTCGGATAAGGTTTTTGTGAACGTGCACAAGTACGGAAACACGAGCGGCGGATCGATTCCGTTGGCGCTGTACGAGGCGGTCGAGACGGGGCAGTTGAAGCCGGGCATGTTGGTGTTGACGGTGGGATTCGGCGCGGGCCTGGTTTGGGGCGCGAATCTCATTCGCTGGTAA
- a CDS encoding proteasome subunit alpha yields MMTPLARSFEELTADVRLTSVGVDPNFETHGTTVLALRFKDGVIVFADRRATMGNLIMFEQAEKVMALDDLTVVAISGSFARSVEICRYLKHSFKYYRRAVLQELTLEGKLAEISRALAGNVEMAMNGIGVFLPIVAAYDKTRDQFGVYFFDGAGARFENGEYACAGSGSERIRGIFEFLRRTEGGFETKSLEKVLENGLQMLDIASTLDSATGGFTRIDPVVRILTKDGNQLVDEKILKKAVEKVLKAAVPL; encoded by the coding sequence ATGATGACACCTCTTGCTCGATCGTTCGAAGAGCTAACCGCCGACGTACGTCTCACGAGCGTCGGTGTTGACCCGAACTTCGAAACCCACGGCACCACCGTCCTCGCCCTCCGCTTCAAGGATGGCGTCATCGTCTTTGCCGACCGCCGCGCCACGATGGGCAACCTCATCATGTTCGAGCAGGCTGAGAAGGTCATGGCCCTCGACGACCTCACCGTCGTCGCCATCTCCGGCTCGTTTGCCCGCTCCGTCGAGATCTGCCGCTACCTGAAGCACTCGTTCAAGTACTATCGCCGCGCCGTCCTCCAAGAGCTCACCCTCGAAGGCAAGCTCGCCGAAATCTCCCGCGCCCTCGCCGGCAACGTCGAGATGGCCATGAACGGAATCGGCGTCTTTCTCCCGATCGTCGCCGCCTATGACAAGACTCGCGACCAATTCGGCGTGTACTTCTTCGATGGGGCCGGAGCCCGTTTCGAAAACGGCGAATACGCCTGCGCCGGATCGGGTTCCGAGCGCATCCGCGGCATCTTCGAGTTCCTCCGTCGCACCGAAGGCGGCTTCGAAACCAAGTCGCTGGAAAAGGTCCTGGAAAACGGCCTCCAAATGCTTGATATCGCCTCCACCCTTGATTCCGCCACCGGCGGATTCACCCGCATCGACCCGGTCGTACGCATCCTCACCAAGGATGGCAACCAACTGGTCGACGAAAAAATTCTCAAAAAAGCTGTCGAAAAGGTCCTCAAGGCGGCCGTCCCCCTGTAA
- the prfA gene encoding peptide chain release factor 1: MIEKLQEIEKKFQAVEADFNDLAIVSNPKEMQRLGKLRSDLEPIVAAIRSYRKIIDDLTQAEEMLSDPEMKELAQEEIEPLRAAKADQEQQLKMMLVPKDPNDDKAVIVEIRPAAGGDEAALFANELFRMYSRWAERRRWKVEIIDHEESGIGGLSRVVFKIDAVGAFSQLKFESGVHRVQRVPATESQGRIHTSTVTVAVLPEAEEVDLQIDPKDLEISTFCSSSAGGQHMQKNETAIRIIHKPTGLVSTCQDERSQAQNKLKAMDVLRAKLLQMEVEKAQAERSGMRKGQIGTGDRSEKIRTYNFPESRITDHRIKVTMHNLGTFMDGDIQGMLDALIQDDQARKLAEEDGAQ, from the coding sequence ATGATCGAGAAGCTGCAGGAAATCGAAAAAAAATTCCAGGCGGTTGAGGCCGACTTCAACGATTTGGCGATTGTATCCAATCCCAAGGAAATGCAGCGTCTGGGCAAGCTCCGCTCCGACTTGGAGCCGATCGTTGCCGCCATCCGCAGCTACCGCAAAATCATCGACGACCTGACTCAGGCTGAAGAGATGCTGAGCGATCCGGAGATGAAGGAACTGGCGCAGGAGGAAATCGAGCCTCTGCGAGCGGCCAAGGCGGATCAAGAGCAGCAACTGAAGATGATGCTGGTGCCAAAGGACCCGAACGACGACAAGGCGGTTATCGTCGAAATTCGTCCGGCGGCGGGCGGCGACGAGGCAGCGCTATTTGCCAACGAACTCTTCCGCATGTACTCACGATGGGCGGAGCGTCGACGTTGGAAGGTCGAAATCATCGACCATGAAGAGAGCGGGATCGGCGGGCTTTCGCGCGTGGTTTTCAAGATCGACGCGGTCGGCGCGTTTTCGCAGTTGAAGTTTGAGTCGGGCGTTCACCGCGTTCAGCGCGTGCCGGCAACGGAGAGTCAGGGGCGAATCCACACCTCGACGGTGACGGTCGCAGTTCTGCCGGAAGCGGAAGAAGTCGATCTGCAGATCGACCCGAAGGACCTGGAGATTTCGACATTCTGTTCGTCCTCGGCCGGTGGTCAGCACATGCAGAAGAACGAAACGGCGATCCGCATCATCCACAAGCCGACAGGGCTGGTGAGTACGTGTCAGGACGAACGGAGCCAGGCGCAGAATAAGCTGAAGGCGATGGACGTTCTGCGGGCAAAACTGCTCCAGATGGAGGTCGAAAAGGCCCAAGCCGAGCGATCCGGCATGCGGAAAGGGCAGATCGGCACGGGTGATCGATCAGAGAAGATTCGAACCTACAATTTCCCGGAGAGCCGCATTACGGACCACCGAATCAAGGTGACGATGCACAACTTGGGCACGTTTATGGACGGCGATATCCAGGGCATGCTCGACGCTTTGATCCAGGATGACCAGGCTCGAAAGTTGGCGGAAGAAGACGGCGCTCAATAA
- a CDS encoding ubiquitin-like protein UBact: protein MLQFEQPQRQKSPVPERKQGDDSGPKSPDITKPEGGNELLRRLKKVDPDQAKKYRQRSGQ from the coding sequence ATGCTTCAATTTGAACAACCCCAACGCCAGAAAAGCCCCGTGCCCGAGCGCAAGCAGGGCGACGATTCCGGGCCAAAGTCGCCGGATATCACCAAGCCAGAGGGCGGAAACGAACTGCTGCGACGACTTAAAAAGGTCGATCCTGACCAAGCCAAGAAATATCGGCAGCGGTCCGGCCAATGA
- a CDS encoding TIM barrel protein, producing MSLPISLQLYSLRDDAPKDFIGLIRQVAGIGYDAVEFAGYHGHSAAELRAALEDNGLRCSGTHTAIDLLNDDQYDSTLRAHETLGTKNIIIPWLPLELHSTAEATLATAQRLTKLTQKVEKDGFFLGFHAHDADMKPLDDGRSTWYILGENTPDSFLLQFDTANAMHGGSDPVQPLLDFPGRGKTVHFKEYPFDGSSIGEGKIPFAEVIKALPTAGAEWIVVEQEQYGDRTPIESCRVSFENLKAML from the coding sequence ATGAGCCTCCCCATCTCGCTCCAACTTTACTCCCTTCGCGACGACGCGCCGAAAGACTTCATCGGTCTTATTCGACAGGTGGCTGGAATCGGCTATGACGCGGTCGAATTTGCCGGATACCATGGGCATTCGGCGGCCGAGCTTCGGGCGGCGCTGGAGGATAACGGGTTACGGTGTTCGGGTACGCACACGGCGATCGACCTGCTGAACGACGATCAGTACGATTCGACGCTGCGCGCGCACGAAACGTTGGGCACGAAGAACATCATTATTCCGTGGCTTCCGCTGGAACTGCACTCGACGGCAGAGGCGACGCTGGCGACGGCGCAGCGGCTGACGAAGCTAACCCAGAAGGTGGAGAAGGACGGGTTCTTCTTGGGCTTCCATGCGCACGATGCAGACATGAAGCCGCTGGATGATGGCCGCTCGACGTGGTACATCCTGGGCGAGAACACGCCGGACAGCTTTTTACTGCAGTTCGATACCGCGAATGCAATGCACGGCGGATCGGACCCGGTTCAGCCGCTCTTGGACTTTCCGGGGCGTGGCAAGACGGTGCACTTTAAGGAGTATCCGTTCGACGGATCATCGATTGGGGAAGGCAAGATTCCGTTTGCTGAAGTGATCAAGGCCCTGCCGACGGCGGGGGCGGAGTGGATTGTGGTCGAGCAGGAACAGTATGGCGATCGGACGCCGATCGAGTCTTGCCGGGTGTCGTTTGAGAATCTGAAGGCGATGTTGTAG
- a CDS encoding SRPBCC family protein, protein MPTVEVTTWINAPVAKVYAIAKECERYPEYMKAVDSLTILERTDNRVVADWVGLVTQFNLKVRWTQEDTWDDENTRSRFRQVKGDYDKMEGTWTFSEENGGTRFDQFLDYEYNIPTLGPLVKKLVLHLFKTQLEAAGEAIKKRAEGS, encoded by the coding sequence ATGCCCACCGTCGAAGTAACCACTTGGATCAACGCTCCGGTCGCGAAAGTCTATGCGATTGCGAAGGAATGTGAGCGATATCCCGAATATATGAAGGCTGTCGACAGCCTCACCATTTTGGAGCGAACGGACAACCGCGTCGTGGCCGACTGGGTCGGTTTGGTGACGCAGTTCAACCTCAAAGTTCGATGGACGCAAGAGGACACGTGGGACGACGAGAACACTCGCTCCCGGTTCCGCCAAGTGAAGGGCGACTACGACAAGATGGAAGGGACTTGGACCTTCAGCGAGGAGAACGGCGGCACGCGATTCGACCAATTTTTGGACTACGAATATAACATTCCGACGCTTGGCCCGCTCGTCAAAAAGTTGGTGCTCCATCTGTTTAAGACCCAGTTGGAAGCGGCAGGCGAAGCGATCAAAAAACGCGCAGAAGGCTCTTAA
- a CDS encoding alcohol dehydrogenase catalytic domain-containing protein: MTTSILDGSQASPGSVSDVPTRMKSLILQEPGRVTFEEVPIPALGEGDLLVRVISATTCGTDLKAYKRGHPQIPMPGGFGHEYSGIVADAGPRANFSPGQAIMGVHSAPCGECDWCKLDKENLCESIMASKVLGSFAEYLVVPKRIVLKNVYEKPENISFDVASLLEPYASVAQGIHELRYVLRPDASVLVIGPGAIGLLFVAALKESGVANITLGGRNQDRLKVGAEFGAKTVDIREFQPTGIGFDIVIECTGQVEVWERSIDFVRRGGTLMLFGGCASGTRVSFDTRRVHYDQISILSPFHFGTGAVRQAREWILSSQSDLSLLISGERRLEEGATVFEDLDAGKGIKYVFHP; this comes from the coding sequence GTGACCACAAGCATTCTGGACGGCTCGCAAGCCTCACCCGGCTCGGTATCGGACGTTCCAACCCGCATGAAATCCCTCATCCTCCAAGAGCCCGGACGCGTGACTTTCGAAGAAGTCCCGATTCCTGCCCTGGGCGAAGGGGATCTGCTGGTCCGTGTGATTTCCGCCACCACCTGCGGCACCGACCTGAAGGCCTACAAGCGCGGACATCCTCAAATTCCCATGCCGGGCGGCTTCGGTCACGAGTACTCCGGCATCGTCGCCGACGCTGGTCCCCGTGCCAATTTTTCGCCTGGACAAGCCATCATGGGCGTCCACTCCGCCCCTTGTGGTGAGTGTGATTGGTGTAAGCTCGATAAAGAGAACCTGTGCGAATCCATCATGGCGTCCAAAGTTCTAGGAAGCTTCGCCGAGTACCTCGTCGTGCCAAAACGTATCGTTTTGAAAAACGTGTACGAGAAGCCCGAAAACATCTCTTTCGATGTCGCCAGCCTTCTCGAACCGTACGCTAGCGTCGCCCAAGGCATCCACGAACTCCGCTACGTTCTGCGACCCGACGCCTCCGTCCTCGTCATCGGCCCCGGCGCGATCGGCCTCCTTTTCGTCGCCGCCCTCAAGGAGTCTGGCGTCGCCAACATCACGCTCGGCGGCCGAAACCAAGACCGCCTCAAAGTCGGCGCGGAGTTCGGAGCCAAAACCGTCGACATCCGCGAGTTCCAACCAACCGGAATCGGCTTCGATATCGTCATCGAATGCACCGGCCAAGTCGAAGTCTGGGAGCGAAGCATCGACTTCGTTCGCCGCGGCGGAACCCTCATGCTATTCGGCGGATGCGCCTCCGGCACTCGTGTCTCGTTCGACACCCGCCGAGTCCATTACGACCAAATTTCTATCCTTAGTCCCTTCCACTTCGGTACAGGCGCAGTCCGCCAAGCCCGAGAATGGATATTAAGTTCGCAAAGCGATCTGAGCTTATTGATCTCGGGCGAGCGTAGACTAGAGGAAGGAGCAACCGTTTTCGAAGATCTGGATGCCGGGAAAGGCATCAAATATGTGTTTCACCCATGA
- a CDS encoding bifunctional 3,4-dihydroxy-2-butanone-4-phosphate synthase/GTP cyclohydrolase II, translated as MKFATIPEALEEMRRGKMIIVIDDPDRENEGDLVCAGETCTPEIMNFMIKHGRGVPFIPTTAERLAELQIPMMTKQNTARHGTAMAETVDAIPGATTGVSAFDRALTVKIFVEDNAKPSDLARPGHIIPLRAVEGGVLRRAGHTEAIVDLCTLAGFKPVGVGCEILNDDGTMMRLDGLMPFAEEHDLKIVTIADLIAYRRHNERLIERKAGPIDFPTRFGHFTLYAYEPTVERDPYVAIVKGDVCTEEPVLVRMHSSCLTGDLLGSLRCDCGDQLEMALQNIEREGRGVVVYIQQEGRGIGLINKLRAYELQDQGLDTVEANVALGFKADSRDYSLGAQLLADLGIQKIRLMTNNPAKRAGLQGYGLEIVEYVPVIAEPEEHRERYLATKRDKMDHILPKE; from the coding sequence ATGAAGTTCGCAACCATTCCCGAAGCCCTCGAAGAAATGCGTCGAGGCAAGATGATCATCGTCATTGATGACCCCGACCGTGAAAACGAGGGTGACCTCGTCTGCGCCGGCGAGACCTGTACCCCTGAGATCATGAATTTCATGATCAAACATGGCCGCGGTGTCCCGTTCATCCCGACCACTGCCGAGCGCCTGGCCGAGCTTCAGATTCCCATGATGACGAAGCAGAACACCGCACGCCACGGCACCGCCATGGCCGAAACCGTCGACGCGATTCCCGGTGCAACCACCGGTGTCAGCGCTTTTGACCGCGCTCTCACCGTCAAAATCTTCGTCGAAGACAACGCCAAGCCGTCCGATCTTGCCCGCCCCGGCCATATCATCCCCTTGCGAGCCGTCGAAGGCGGCGTGCTGCGCCGCGCCGGTCACACCGAGGCCATCGTCGACCTTTGCACCTTAGCCGGGTTCAAGCCAGTCGGCGTCGGATGCGAAATCCTCAACGACGACGGCACCATGATGCGCCTCGACGGCCTCATGCCGTTCGCCGAGGAGCACGACCTCAAGATCGTCACCATCGCCGACCTCATCGCCTATCGCCGCCACAATGAGCGGCTGATCGAACGCAAAGCCGGCCCTATCGACTTCCCCACCCGGTTCGGCCACTTCACGCTGTACGCTTACGAGCCCACTGTCGAACGCGACCCGTACGTCGCCATCGTCAAAGGCGATGTCTGCACGGAAGAGCCGGTCCTCGTCCGCATGCACTCGTCCTGCCTCACCGGCGACCTGCTCGGCTCCCTCCGGTGCGACTGTGGCGACCAGCTCGAAATGGCGCTCCAGAACATCGAACGGGAAGGTCGCGGCGTGGTCGTCTACATCCAGCAAGAGGGCCGCGGCATCGGACTCATCAACAAACTCCGCGCCTACGAACTCCAGGACCAGGGCCTCGATACCGTCGAAGCCAACGTCGCCCTCGGCTTCAAGGCGGACTCCCGCGACTACTCGCTGGGCGCGCAGCTTCTCGCCGACCTCGGCATCCAAAAGATTCGCCTGATGACCAACAACCCCGCGAAACGGGCCGGCCTGCAAGGCTATGGACTCGAAATCGTCGAATATGTGCCCGTCATCGCCGAACCCGAAGAGCACCGCGAGAGGTACCTCGCCACCAAGCGCGACAAAATGGACCACATCCTCCCGAAGGAGTAG
- a CDS encoding diguanylate cyclase — MEVQLRQLDQATIEEIDALNNQAYLARASDPTFARELTNKVLLRARKISYQKGIGQAIRTLAAIEAKINPVEAYMLANRAIAILEQEADESGIASALMTVFCYYHHIGWYEESLKVLKDAYEKATRSGNRYVAVIALYNMGVNSEERGDIDAAIHYYEMAIEESKDGINDSIHWMSRTAYAKLNSFRDADPKWVAALRESQEALMKLENISAACDSHCSLALLFSERGLYPEAIVEMRRGRVLAAKHSQSPTISSMLLDLGEIYLKYGRYQSALRTFRRSYHFAQTTGYAMSECRSLERMALVEQELGLYKKALTHLYQHIKLKEKLISEQSENRLKDLQTFHKLEMVQAEASLARQKNDELANINNELQIALEQQSRLQKELMRMASTDDLTGAVNRRQLVNDGTLEMERYRHVGAPFVVTILDVDHFKRINDSFGHAAGDEVLRRLTKCCKEHLRRFDVFGRLGGEEFCIIHHDTDVKGATAAVKRLMESISSIDTADIIGDTHLTVSMGLSEVRRGNDSFYDVLHDADMALYEAKNAGRATYRICKSRHLEAA; from the coding sequence ATGGAGGTTCAATTGCGCCAGCTCGATCAAGCGACAATCGAAGAAATCGACGCCTTGAATAATCAGGCGTACCTGGCCCGTGCTTCCGATCCCACCTTTGCTCGCGAACTCACCAATAAGGTTTTGCTGCGAGCCCGCAAGATTTCGTACCAGAAAGGCATCGGCCAAGCGATTCGCACGCTGGCGGCCATCGAAGCGAAGATCAACCCCGTTGAGGCCTATATGCTGGCCAACCGCGCCATCGCGATCCTGGAGCAGGAAGCCGATGAGAGTGGGATCGCCAGCGCTTTGATGACGGTGTTTTGCTACTACCACCATATTGGGTGGTACGAGGAGAGCCTGAAGGTCCTGAAGGACGCGTATGAGAAAGCGACGCGCTCCGGCAACCGCTATGTCGCGGTGATCGCCCTCTACAACATGGGCGTGAACTCCGAGGAGCGGGGCGACATCGACGCGGCCATCCATTACTACGAGATGGCGATCGAAGAGTCGAAAGACGGCATCAACGACAGTATCCACTGGATGTCGCGAACGGCTTATGCCAAGCTGAACTCGTTCCGCGACGCCGACCCGAAATGGGTAGCGGCCCTGCGAGAGTCGCAGGAAGCCCTCATGAAGCTGGAGAATATCTCGGCGGCGTGCGACAGCCATTGCAGTTTGGCTCTGTTGTTCTCTGAGCGAGGTCTGTATCCGGAAGCGATCGTGGAAATGCGCCGAGGGCGTGTTTTGGCGGCGAAGCATTCGCAGTCGCCGACGATCTCTTCGATGCTGTTGGACTTGGGTGAAATCTATCTTAAGTACGGCCGGTATCAGTCGGCCCTGCGAACGTTCCGCCGAAGCTATCACTTCGCCCAGACGACGGGTTATGCGATGTCTGAGTGCCGCTCGCTGGAGCGAATGGCGCTGGTGGAGCAGGAATTGGGTCTGTACAAAAAGGCCCTGACGCACCTGTATCAGCACATCAAGCTCAAGGAAAAGCTGATCAGCGAGCAGTCCGAAAATCGACTTAAAGACCTGCAAACTTTCCACAAATTGGAAATGGTGCAGGCGGAAGCCAGTCTTGCCCGACAGAAAAACGACGAACTGGCCAATATCAATAATGAGCTCCAAATCGCCTTGGAACAGCAGTCCCGACTTCAGAAAGAATTGATGCGCATGGCATCCACCGACGACCTTACGGGAGCGGTGAACCGACGACAACTCGTCAACGACGGCACCTTGGAGATGGAGCGATATCGACACGTCGGCGCCCCGTTCGTGGTGACCATCCTCGACGTCGACCACTTTAAGCGCATCAACGACTCGTTTGGCCATGCGGCGGGCGACGAGGTTTTACGACGCCTGACCAAGTGCTGCAAGGAGCATCTACGCCGATTCGACGTGTTTGGACGGCTGGGCGGCGAAGAGTTCTGCATCATCCATCACGACACCGATGTGAAGGGTGCGACAGCGGCGGTGAAGCGATTGATGGAGTCGATTTCGAGCATCGATACGGCGGATATCATCGGCGATACGCATCTGACCGTCAGCATGGGGCTGAGTGAAGTTCGAAGGGGCAACGACTCATTTTACGATGTGTTGCACGATGCGGATATGGCGTTGTACGAAGCGAAGAACGCGGGTCGGGCGACGTATCGAATTTGCAAGAGCCGACATTTGGAAGCGGCTTAG
- a CDS encoding diguanylate cyclase, which translates to MADLTHKASLGIQYPKGQADALRVLVAVYCGSDPVAANEYAEKAISIYEQLGDDQAVAGLLMQVARFNQNSGWVNRAHFLLAEAYERSFQAENLKVASAALFNLGANSEDRDDFPAAVEYFARAKQLALEHDLANTYWRAAAAEQEMLYILKDGLFDREIVHKALEALESDGGEECLIELLTFLAKVAHDEGEQRLAKSYMHRSMRLAKACGGEQARAEILYQSAVFRHQEGRLKSAGKALRYALTVAERLELRTLELSCLKLLADTYFRLSDPSLAYETLNRFVEIRDELHVQESKRHFEEMRTMRQFQLVEEESRLLKLKNTALGAVNSRLEVALQETRNLQKELQRLVTIDELTGAFNRREILARGSDMVSRFHSQGRQGSIMIVDIDRFKSINDSFGHATGDEILRRFTKSCQRVLRPTDSFGRLGGEEFCILLDNTPLDIAEKVADRLLKSIRSTRVSDLMGDRVLTASLGLAGLNASHDKIEVALNDADESLYEAKNTGRDKYCVSGFKNKRAA; encoded by the coding sequence ATGGCGGATCTCACCCACAAAGCCTCACTCGGCATCCAATATCCAAAGGGTCAAGCCGACGCACTTCGCGTGTTGGTAGCGGTCTATTGCGGTTCGGACCCGGTTGCGGCCAACGAGTACGCCGAGAAGGCAATCTCAATTTATGAGCAGCTTGGCGACGACCAAGCGGTCGCTGGCCTGCTGATGCAGGTGGCACGGTTTAACCAGAATTCCGGTTGGGTGAATCGGGCCCATTTTCTGCTGGCGGAAGCCTATGAACGGTCCTTTCAGGCGGAAAACTTGAAGGTCGCCTCGGCAGCATTGTTCAATCTGGGTGCGAATTCCGAGGATCGAGACGACTTTCCGGCGGCGGTGGAGTACTTCGCGCGGGCCAAGCAGTTGGCGCTTGAGCACGATTTGGCCAACACGTATTGGCGGGCGGCGGCGGCCGAGCAAGAGATGCTTTATATCCTCAAGGATGGGCTCTTCGACCGCGAGATCGTCCATAAGGCGTTGGAGGCTCTTGAGTCGGATGGCGGCGAAGAGTGTCTGATCGAGCTCTTGACGTTTTTAGCGAAGGTGGCTCATGATGAGGGCGAGCAGCGGTTGGCGAAGAGCTATATGCACCGAAGCATGCGGCTGGCCAAGGCGTGCGGCGGCGAGCAGGCGAGGGCCGAAATTCTTTACCAATCAGCGGTGTTTCGGCACCAGGAAGGTCGGCTCAAGTCGGCAGGAAAGGCGCTTCGATACGCGTTGACCGTCGCAGAACGGCTGGAGCTTCGCACGCTAGAGCTTTCGTGCCTGAAGCTGTTGGCAGATACGTACTTCCGGCTATCGGACCCAAGCCTTGCGTACGAGACGCTGAACCGTTTTGTCGAGATTCGAGACGAACTGCACGTGCAGGAGTCGAAACGGCACTTCGAGGAGATGAGAACCATGCGCCAGTTCCAATTGGTGGAGGAGGAATCGCGCCTATTGAAGCTGAAAAACACAGCTCTTGGCGCGGTGAATTCTCGATTGGAGGTGGCGTTGCAAGAGACGCGGAACCTGCAGAAGGAGCTTCAGCGTCTGGTGACGATCGACGAACTGACGGGCGCGTTCAACCGGCGCGAAATCTTGGCGCGGGGAAGCGACATGGTGTCGCGGTTCCACTCGCAGGGACGACAGGGTTCGATCATGATTGTGGATATTGACCGATTTAAGTCGATCAACGACAGCTTTGGCCACGCAACAGGCGATGAGATTCTGCGTCGGTTTACCAAGAGCTGTCAGCGTGTCCTGCGTCCGACGGACAGCTTTGGACGGCTGGGCGGTGAGGAGTTCTGCATTCTGCTGGACAATACGCCGTTGGACATCGCAGAGAAGGTGGCGGATCGTCTACTGAAGTCGATCCGCTCGACTCGGGTTTCCGACCTGATGGGCGATCGCGTTTTGACAGCGAGTCTGGGGCTAGCCGGCCTGAATGCCAGCCACGATAAGATCGAAGTGGCGCTGAACGATGCGGACGAGAGTTTGTACGAAGCGAAGAACACGGGACGTGACAAATACTGCGTGAGCGGATTCAAGAATAAGAGAGCGGCCTAA